The Alphaproteobacteria bacterium genomic interval AGGACATTTAGTGAAACCTCACGCCGAAGTGGGCGCCGAGCCGATGGACGGGCGAAGGGCGCGCAGGCGCCAGCTATTGCCGGAGGCACGGTGGTTGACGAACACCTCGTCGAGGGATTGCCACGGCCCCTCGTCGAGGGCGGTCCAAAGCGCGTTCATTTTGTCGTCTCGACTCCCGCCTTCGAGGACGGCACGGGTGATCGAGAGGATCAGCACGCCATCCGGGGCGAGGAACGTGGCATAGCGATGCAGTTCCTCGAGGGGATCTTCGATGAAATAGGCGACCTCATTGAAAAGGATCGAATTGAACAAAACGCCTGCCGGTGGCGTGAAGGTTTCCGCCGAGGCGTGAACGAAGGTTGTAACGGAAGGGTCCGCCCTTGCCGCTTCGATGGCGGCTGCCGAAAAATCGACGCCCATGTAGGACGTAACGCGCGTGCGGTCGAGCAAGTGGAAAAGCTGCCCCGCACCGCAGCCGATGTCGAGTACCGCCCCCGGGCCGAAGAGATGGACGTAGAGGGCCGCGACCGCAAGGCGCGCTTGCTCGCGAGGCTCGGTCAGATACGTCCATCGCCCGGCCCGATAATCCCGATCCCAATCGGCGGGGTCGCGCGTGACCTTCGCCCGTGTCGTCTTGTCATTCCTTCCGGATTTGACGGCCATCCCCAAGCCCCGCGAATGCTTCGATCAGGCGGCGACCTCACGCTTGCCGCGATTGATCAGATAGAGGTTGCGGAAATAGACGACAAAGCCGCATGCCTGGCCGAGTGTGAACGGCCAGCTTTGGATATGGATCGCATAGACAAGGCTGACCGCCGCCCCCGCGATGCTGAAATACCAGAACGGCATGGGAATGACGCTCTGACGCTTGCGCTCGCTCGCAATCCATTGCACGACGAAGCGCGTGAAGAACATGCCCTGACCAACGAAACCCACAGCCATCCAAATCTTATCCGCCAACATTCCTCACTCCTCGCAATCGATGGTCGCCGTGGCCGGACGCCGCATCAGCCAATAGACGCCGAGCAGGTCGACGATTCCGGTCAGCAGCCGATTCCGCAATCCGTATTTCGATTGACCGGAGAGCCGCGCGCGGTCCGCCACGTCGATGAAATCCACCTCGCCGCCGTCGCGCTGAATGAGGGCGGGCAGGAAGCGATGACTGTGATCGAAGCGCGGCAGGCGCAGGAACGAATCGCGCCGGCAAAGCTTGAGCCCGCATCCGGTGTCGGGCGTGCGATCGCTGAGCACGCCGCTGCGGATCTTATTCGCAACGATCGAGGACCAGCGCTTGAGCCGGGTATCCCGCCGCCGCCAGCGCACGCCCGCGACCATGCGCAGTGCTGGCCGCGCGGATTGGGCCGCCATTCGCTCGATGAGGCGCGGAATGTCGGCAGGATCGTTCTGGCCGTCGCCGTCGAACATCACAAGCCAATCCCCCGCCGCCGCGTCGACCGCGGACCAAAGTGCGACACTCTTGCCGCGGTTCTCGCGATGGCGCACCACGCGAAGATTGTCATGGCGCGCTTGCGCGGCGCGCAGGCGCTCGGGCGTGCGGTCGGTGCTCGCGTCGTCGCAATAGACGACTTCGAACGACTCTCCAAGGCGCTCCATCACGGGATAGAGTTCCGCGACCACGGGATCGATGTTGTCTTCTTCGTTATAGACCGTGATAGCGACGGAATATTTCGGCTTTATCGGTTCGGCGTTCGCCCGCATATCGGCACTGCTCATGCGCACTCCATGGCCGGGAAAGAGGCGCCCCGGCCGACTGAAAGCGGCCTCCTTCTAACCTTTTTGGGGACCGATCTCAACCGAGCCGGCGGGCGATTCGATGGTACGCCAGCAAACGATAGCGGGCTATTTGGCGCTTTCTCTGAGGCGCGCCACGATCGCGGCGCGCTCGCGCGGCGAGAGGCCGGACCACGCCGCGATCTCCGCGATCGTGCGACGGCAGCCGAGGCAACGGCCGGTCGCGGGATCGAGGCGGCAGACGCCGATGCACGGCGAGAGGGTGTCGCCGACCGGCCCTGCGGCACCGGCCCGACTGTCATCCTCGGAGGCGTCGTCGGTCGTCATCGGCGCGCACTATGGCGGAATGACCGAATTCCCGCAACGTCGTGCTCAGACGTGAAGGTCGACCCCGGCAGCGCCGTTGTTGTGAATCGCGACGGCGTTCAGCACGTCGCGGTAAGCGGCAATGCCCGCCGGATGCGGGTCGATATAGACGCCCTCCGAGAGACCCTCCTGCGTGAATTGCTGGGCGAGGAAGGTGCTGGCTTGAAGTGGCGTCGGAGGGCCGCTATCTGCCGCGCTCGGAATCGCGGCATTGAATGTCGGCGGCGCCTTGCCGGCGAGATTGGCGGCGTCGCTGCCTGCGTCGTCGACGTCGAGAATTTGAAACGGGGGAACGTGGCTGGCGCCCGCATCGTAAGTCGCGGCAAACGCACTCGAGCGATCCAGACCCTCGGTCGCATTCGGCCGCGTCCGTTCCGGTGCCGCTTGCGGAAGCGGTGCGAGGAAAAGCGCTCTCGATGCCGGTTGCGTCGCCAATCCACAATCCTCTCAAAGACTATATTACAAAAACTTTAGACAAATACAAGTGAAGAAAATAAGTTAACAGAAAAAATCACGTCATAGTTAATTTTTATTAACAACGACAAAGTATATTTCCGAAATTTCCGGGCCTTTACAGTGATTTTCCTGTTTGCTGAAGGAAATCGCCATGCCGACAGTGGCTGCGGCGATATCGGCGCGCAGGATTGTGTCACGTCCATGAGCTATGCGCTGAAGCGGACTGGACAGGGCCGCCGATCCGCCTTAGAGAGGTGACGCATTCTGGCGGTCCGACAAATGAAGAGTGCACTCGTCATCATCGACCTGCAGCAGGGGTCGTTCACATCGGCGACGCCAAAGCACGACGCCGTCGGCCTTGTCAGACGGCTCAATGGCTTGGCCAGCACCGTTCGTTCGAAGAACGGGGCGGTTGTGTTCGTTCAGCACGACGGACCGCGGGGCGATCCGCATCACCCGGACGAGCCCGGGTGGCGTCTTCTTCCCGACCTCGATTTTCGCCCTGGCGACACGGTGATCCGGAAATCCTCGTGCGATGCCTTTCTGAACACAAGCCTCGAGGATTTTCTTCGCTCGAAGGGCATCGAGCGGCTCATTCTCGCGGGATGCGCCACGGACTACTGCGTGGACACCACGGTCCGCAGTGCGCTCGCGCGGAGCTATCCGACGATCGTTCCGGCGGACGGCCATACCACGTCGAACAGGCTCCATCTGACCGCCGAGAAAATCATCGAGCATCACAATGCGATCTGGGCGGATTTCATCGCCCCCGCGGGGCCAGCGACGGTTTGCCCGTGCGCTGCCGTGCCGCTTGCCTGAGCTCGAATGCTTGGCGAATGCGCACGGCGGGTATCGCGTCGTTCGTCATCGACCATTAACCATGCATGCTATGGATAGGTGTGCTTGCGTCAACCTCTCCGCACGGCAAAACGCGCCGTTGCGGGCTTTTTTAATCAATCCTTAAGAGCCCCGGCCCTATCGTCGATATCGGATATTCATCCGGTGTCCCCGACACCCCGGCGTCCAATTAGGACAGTGCCGCCCTTCAGGTAGGAGTCGAGCTCAATGCAGGACGCATTGCGCGCAACAGGCGAAGAAGACGGGGAACTGATCCGGCTCAAGGCGGCACTCGCGGCCTCGGGCGATATTCTCTACACATGGGATCTGGCAACCGACCGGCTTACCTGGATAGAAGGGGCTGCGGCGGCCCTCGGGATCGCCAGCCTCGAATCGGCCATGTCCGGCGAGGGCTTCGAACGCCGTCTCAACCCCGAGGACATTCCTGCCCGGCGCATGGCGCTTGCCAACCACATGGCGACGCGCGAGCGCTATGAATGCGAATTTCGCGTGCGTGCGGACGACGGTGAGTTCCATTGGGTGCACGATCGAGGGGCTGCGGATTTCGACCGCAACGGCGTTTCCTTGCGCATGCACGGCATCCTGCGCATCGTCACGGCACGGCGCGAGGCGCAGGCGCGTCTCGAACGCCTGGCAAGTCACGACGATCTGACCGGCCATTATAACCGCCAGCGATTGCGCGAGGCGCTGAACCAGGCGCTCGTCTACGCAGCACGCTACGACGTGAGTGGGGCCTATTTCGTCATCGGCATCGATCGGTTGGCCCTCCTCAACGAGGTCTACGATCCGGCGACCGTCAATCGCGTGATCGTCGAGGTCGGAAACCGGCTCGACTCCTGCTTACGCGCGAGCGATGCGATCGGCCGGACCGGCGACGACAGCTTTGGCGCCGTACTTCCCCAATGCGGCGAAGTGGAAGTCCCCGTCGCGGCCGAGAAGATTCTCGAATGTGTGCGGGCACACCCCGTCGAGACGGCTTCGGGGGCCATTCACGTGACCGTCTCGCTCGGCTGCGTCACGTTTCCCGCCGATGCCCGCACGGTGCACGATGCGATCGCCAAATGCGAGCTCGCACTTCACGCAGCACAACAAACCGGGGTCGACAACTTCGTCTGCTACCGCTCGACACCGGCGGAGCGGGACAATCACCGCCGACAACTCGGCATCCTCGACGAGGTTCAGTCGGCGCTCAAGGCAGGGCGGCTGGTTTTTGCCTATCAACCGATCGTGACGGCGTCGACCCACGCGGTCGCCTATTACGAGTGCCTCATGCGGCTCGAGCGCGAAAACGGCACTCTTGCCCCCGCGGCGGATTTCATTCCGGTCGTCGAACGCCTCGGCCTCATACGCTCGATCGACCGACGCGCCCTTGAACTCGTGATCGCCGATCTCGCCCTCCATCGCCACGTGAGCCTTGCCGTCAACGTCTCGAGCATCACGATCTTCGACCGCTCGTGGCTTCGCCTGCTCACCTCGCTTGTCAAGGGCAGACCCGACATCGCCGAACGGCTCCTTGTCGAAATCACGGAGACGGTGGCGATTCCCGATATCGAGGAGATGGCGCGTTTCGTTCGAGCGCTCCGCGACCTCGGCTGCAAGGTCGCCCTCGACGATTTCGGCGCCGGCTATACCTCGTTCCGGCACTTGAAGGCTCTCACGGTGGACATCGTGAAGATCGATGGCGCTTTCGTGCGCAAGCTCTCGGAGAATTTCGACAATCAGCTTTTCATCCGTACCCTGATCGGCCTCGCCGAGGGGTTCGGTCTGGGTGCTGTCGCGGAATGCGTCGAGACGGAAGCGGATGCGCGCCTGCTGGAGGCCGAGGGGGTCGCCTATCTACAGGGCTGGCACTTCGGCAAGCCGATTGTCGACCCGGACTGGCGGATTCAAAGATCGCGTGTCGAGATCGGCCACTCCGAATCGGACTATCGTCGGCTTCAGGCGTAACCCGTAGAGGCCCGGCCTCAGCCCTTGCCGCTCTTGCCGAGTTCCTCGAGCTGGCGCTGCAGCGCATCGATTTTGCCGCGCAGCTCCTCGAGCTTGGTCGCTTCGCCGTCCTCCGCTTCCTTCGTCTTCGCTTGATCGCTGGCTTCGCCCGAGAAGGGCGTGAACATCTTCATGGCGCGTTCCATCATCGACACGTTCTGGCGGCTCAGCTCCTCGAGCGAGCCGAAGGGGAAGAAACCGTCGAATGCGCCTTTCATGTAAGTGCGGAACTTCTCCTGGTTCTGGGCGAACGCCTTCATGCTCGATTCGAGATAGCGCGGCAGCATGCCGCCGAGGCTATCGCCGTAGAAGCCGATGAGCTGGCGCAGGAAACTGATCGGCAGGAGGGCCTGGCCTTTGGCCTCCTCCTCGACGATGATCTGCGTCAGAACGGAGCGCGTAATATCCTCGCCAGTCTTGGCGTCGTAGACGACGAAATCCTTGTTTTGTTTTACCATCAGACACAAGTCGTCCAGCGTTACGTAACTGCTGGTCGCCGTGTTGTAGAGGCGCCGGTTGGCGTATTTCTTGATTGTGATCGGTGTTTGAGCGCCGTCGTCCGTTCCAGCCATGTTCGCGCCACTTGCAGGAATTTGGAACTTGTCTCGCCGGGGCCAGTATAATTCTATTTATGCTGCAGCGCGCAAGATTCTTGATGTCCGCGTACAATGCGCAAAGCGCCTCAGCGAGGGTTGCGTCACTGGCCGCGGATGAGGTGGTTCGTTATACTCGAAACCGATGTCAGAGCCGTCCGAACTCGAGCGTCTGGTCCGTCGCTATCTCGATCTTTGGCAGGAACAGTGGGCGGCAATGGCTGCCGACCCGGAGCTGGCGGACGCGTTCGCACGCTGGTTCGCGGCCTGGAACCAGGCCGGTGGTGCGATGTTCGCCGGATTGATGCCCGGCATCAACCAGTTTTCGCCGCGGGATTTTCCCTCGACTGCGGATGGGGGTCATGGCGGATCGTCAGAGGAGCGACGCGAAAACCGGGGTCGATCGGACCGCTCGCCGACGCCTCGGGCCGCGTCCGCTGGAACTTCATCTGGGGACGGCAGCGTGGACGTGGCTGAGCTCGCGCGGCGCCTTGCCGCTCTTGATGAACGGCTCGCTGCCGTGGAGGCCGGAACTGCTGCCGGCGGCGACAGAGCTTCGAAGAAACCTCGACGCCGTCGCACCTGACGCCTTCGCTCGCGCGCTCGACCGTGAAATCAACCATCGCCTGGAGCGTTATCTGGCAGGCGTGGAACGCTACCGCCACCATCCCTACCACCGCGATCTGACGCCAGCGCCAACGATCTGGACCGATGGTGCTACCCGCCTTCTCGATTTTGGCGTCGGCGAGGCTGGGCGTGCTAAGGGCCGGCGAAAGGCTCTGCCGATTGCACTTTTCGTCCCCTCCCTGGTCAACCGTGCCTATATTCTCGATCTCGCGGAAGGCAACAGCTTTCTGCGCTGGGTCGCTGCTCACGGTATTCGCCCGCTCCTCGTCGATTGGGGAAGGCCCGGCGAGATCGAACGCGGCTTCGATCTCGGCGATTTCATCGCAGGCCGGCTCGAGCGCGCGCTCGACGTCGCCATAAGGCTTGCGCGCGGCCCGGTGGGAGTTGCTGGCTATTGTATGGGCGGCAATCTCGCCCTCGCCCTCGCGCACCGTCGGCCGCGCGATGTCGCAGCCCTCGCCCTCCTCGCGACGCCGTGGGATTTTCACGCCGACCGGCCCGAGCTTGCGCGCGCGATTGCCGCATTCTCGGTGCCGCTTCTCGCCCTCGCCGACCGCCTCGGCGAGCTTTCGACCGACATCCTCCAAGCGCTGTTTTACTTGCTCGATCCTTATCTGGCGCCGCGCAAATTCCTTCGCTTTGCGGAATTCGAGCCGGGCTCGGCGCGCGAGCTCGCGTTCGTCGCTCTCGAAGATTGGCTCAATGACGGTGTGCCACTGCCGGCCAAAGTCGCACGCGAATGCCTCGTCGGTTGGTATGGCGATAACACGCCCGGCAACGGCACTTGGCGCGTTGCGGGCGAGATCGTCGATCCGCGCGAGATTGCATGCCCGACGTTGATCCTGGTCCCCTCGCAGGATCGGATCGTGCCGCCAGCTTCGGCGGACGCCTTGGCGCGGCTTATTCCCGGCGCCGACCGGATGCAGCCGAATCTCGGCCATATCGGGATGATGGTGAGTGCTGGGGCCGAGGCGGGCGCTTGGCGGCCGATTGCCGATTGGCTCGTCCCAAGGCTCCGCCGCCCTTCCTTGCCTTCGCAGGTGCAACAGCCATATAAACACGAATAGATTAGGGGAGCAGTTCGCACCGACTGAGGAGGATCATTCCATGAACGACGTCGTTATTGCCGCCGCAGCGCGGACCGCGATTGGCGCCTTCAACGGCGCTTTGAGCAGCGTGTCGGCATCCTATCTTGGCACGATCGCAATCCGCGAAGCGCTTAAGCGCGCGAAGGTCGAAACGGGCGAGGTCGACGAAGTGATCATGGGTCAGATCCTTACCGCCGCCACCGGCCAGAACCCGGCTCGCCAAGCCGCCATCGCGGCCGGCATCCCGGTCGAAAAAACGGCTTACGCCGTCAATCAGCTCTGCGGCTCCGGGCTGCGCACGGTGGCACTCGGCTATCAGGCGATCAAAGTCGGCGATAGCGGGATCGTGGTTGCCGGTGGACAGGAAAGCATGAGCCAAGCGCCCCACTGCGCTCATTTGCGCAATGGCGTGCGGATGGGCAATTTTGAGTTCGTCGACACGATGATCAAGGACGGCCTTTGGGATGCCTTCAACGGCTACCACATGGGCAATACGGCCGAAAACGTCGCCCAGAAATGGCAGATCACCCGCGAGCAGCAGGACAACTTCGCGCTCGCCTCCCAGCAGAAGGCGGAAGCGGCACAGAAGTCCGGACGATTCAAGGACGAGATCGTCCCCGTGACGATCAAGGGTCGCAAGGGCGACACAGTGGTCGACGCCGACGAATATCCGAAGCACGGCACGACCCTCGACGCCCTTCAGAAGCTGCGTCCTGCTTTCGACAAGAACGGCTCGGTCACCGCCGGCAACGCCAGCGGAATTAACGACGGTGCTGCGGCTCTCGTCCTGATGACCGACAAGGAAGCCGCCAAACGGGGGATCAAGCCCCTCGCCAGGATCGTCTCCTGGGCCACCGCCGGCGTCGATCCGGCGATCATGGGTTCGGGCCCAATTCCCGCAAGCCGCATGGCCCTCAAACGCGCGGGCTGGTCGAAGGACGATCTCGACCTCATCGAAGCGAACGAGGCGTTCGCGGCCCAGGCTTGCGCCGTCAACAAGGACCTCGGTTGGGACACCAGCAAGGTCAACGTCAATGGCGGCGCCATTGCGCTTGGCCATCCGATTGGGGCTTCCGGTGGCCGCGTGTTGACCACGCTCCTCTTCGAGATGCAGAAGCGCAACGCCAAGCGCGGCCTCGCGACACTCTGCATCGGCGGGGGGATGGGCATCGCCATGTGCGTCGAGCGCGGCTGACGGCTCATCCCTCGGACAGGCGATCTCGAATTCCATGCTTCCGACGGGGCGGTCATCGCGACCGCCCCTTTCGATGCCGCATGCGTCAGCCAAGCGATGGGAGGCCCAATCGACCGCACGGCACATTTTTTCTGAACGAGGTGTCGTCATCCCGCGATGGGCCCGCCGCTTTCGGGCGGCTGCTTTTTGTGGTTTCATCGTCCAAGGGCAAACGATCGGATAGGGAGGGGTAAATGGCACGCGTTGCGGTTGTGACGGGCGGGACGCGCGGCATCGGCCGGGCGATCTCCGAGGGGCTTAAGAATGCCGGGTACAAGGTCGCCGCGAATTACGTGGGAGACGACGTCAAGGCCCAGAAGTTCAACAGCGAGACCGGCATTGCGGCATACAAATTCGACGTCGGCGACTACCCCTCCTGCGAGGCCGCCGTGAAGCGCATCGAGGAAGAGATCGGTCCGATCGATATTCTGGTCAACAACGCCGGAATCACACGGGACAGCGTGCTCCATCGTATGACCCCGGATCAATGGGCGGCGGTAATCTCCACCAACCTCACGTCGTGCTTCAATATGTGCCGGGTCGTGATCGAGGGTATGCGTGCGCGAAGCTTCGGACGCATCGTGAATATCGGGTCGGTGAACGGGCAGGCGGGCCAATACGGTCAGGTCAACTACGCGGCAGCGAAGTCGGGCATTCATGGCTTTACCAAAGCGCTCGCCCAGGAAGGGGCTGCCAAGGGAATCACGGTGAACGCCATCGCACCCGGCTATATCGATACCGAGATGGTCCGCGCCGTGCCGCCAAATGTGCTGGAAAAAATCGTGGCGCGCATTCCGATCGGCCGTCTCGGCCACGCCGAGGAAATCGCACGCGGCGTGTTGTTCCTTGTTTCGGACGACGCAGGTTTCATCACGGGATCGACGATTTCAATCAACGGCGGCCAGCACATGTATTGAGCGCAGGCGCGGCCACCGGCCCGCCGAACGCGCGACGGCGGGCCGCGCCATCGCCCAGTCGCTCGCGCGACTATGGTTTGGTCGCTGCCGCAAGTAGGCTCTCGTCGCTCGCGCGACTATGGTTTGGTCGCTGCCGCAAGTAGGCTCTCGTCGCTCGCGCGACTATGGTTTGGTCGCTGCCGCTCCGGGCTCAGGCGAGGGCTCGGTCGCTTGGAAGCGATCACAGAATTCGCGGAAGGCGCCGCTCGCAACGTCTGAAATCGCCCAATAGGTCATCGAACCGTCCGACCATTCGGCTATGTTTTCGCCGCGGTGCACGCTCGTGCGGATCGGGCGCGCGCTGCCCTCGCTCGGCCAGATGAAGAGCGTGAGGACATGTTTCTGATAATGATAGATCAGGGCAGCCACGGTGCGCCCGCCGATGTAATCGACGCGGCCGCCCACAAGCGCGAAGCCGTAGGCGGTGAGATCCTTGACCGGAACGCCGAAATCCAATCTGGCGTCGAGCCAGGGCTTGACGGTGTGCTGATCCGTGGAAACCACGTCGATGAGGCGGTTGTCGGACTGCATCGCACGGACATGGCTCGCAAAGACTTCGTCCGCGGTCGCAGCGGAACCGTTGGGCCCCGTGTAATAATAAGTGAGCGCCGAACTCAACCCGGCTACCAGGACGAGGGATGCCGCGATGCGGAGCCACTCGCGCGGCGCCTGGCGCCGCGAGGTGCGGCCCGGAAACGCAACGACAGCCTCCTGCGCCAACTCCTCACGGATTGCTTGGTGAAGGGCCAAGGGTGCTGCGTGATACTCGAGCCGCTCGCGCATGACTTTGCCGAGTGCACGCCGGCTCTCAAGCTCGGCCTGGCAACTCGGGCAGGTCGCGAGGTGCGCTTCGAGTTCGAGACTCCGCTCGACCCCGAGCTCGCCATCGGCGTATGCATCGATCAGCGCACGTGCCTCCAGGCAATTCATCGCGCCACTCCGGCTCCGGTCGTTCCGTCAAGCTCAGCGCGCCGGCTCAGGATCTTTTGCTGCAGGAGCGCGCGCGCGCGCGAAAGGCGCGACATGACGGTACCAATCGGGATTTTAGCGATTTCGCTGATCTCCTTGTAGCTCAACTCCTCGATCTCCCGCAGGATCAGGATTTCTCGATAATCGGTCGGAAGCTCCTGGAGCCCCTCGTGGAGCAGCTTGCGGTCGGCCTTTTCGATCAGGTGGGCTTCGGGTGACGGCATCCCGTGCCCGGCCGCCTCGAGTGCGCGCTCGTGCTCCGGGTTCAGCCGTCCCTCGTCATCCTCGCTCATCGATTCCGTCTTCGGCCGACTCTTGATCCAACTGTAGCAGCCGTTCCTTACGATACTCAGCAACCATGCCTTGGCGTTTCCGCCGTGAAAGCCATCGAAATATTTGAAGGCCCGAAGAATCGCCTCCTGGGTCACGTCGTGGGCGTCCTCGCTTCCCCTCAACAGCCAGCGCGCCAAATTGTACGCGGCATCCAGATGAGGAAGCATTTCGCGCTCGAACCGAGCCCGCTTGCTGTCGCCTGGCATGCCCTTATCGTCTCCACCTGTCACAAATATACCCAAAATCGCCGTGATTTATTCCCGGCCGGGCGGGGCTTTATTAGCACCGAACACGCTTCCGTGAAGCGGGAATTTTTCGGCGGCCCCTCAGGTCATCCCCTTATCGATCGGCCTTGGGCCGGTTTGCCCGCCGAACGTTCACCCCTGGGTCGAGGGTGGGTCCCGAGTTGGAGCCGGCACGCCGCTCCTTATCCCGGGACTCGTCCGAGATTGACAGGAACGGCAGCAGAATCAAGGAGACGGCTATGACAGCCAATATCTCGAAACGCGACTTTCTGAAGTTGGCCGGCGTGGGCGGCGGCGCTGTATTCGCCTCGTCCTTGCCCGGCTATGTGTCGAGCGCCGCCGCGGCGGAAAAAGGCGAATTCTACTTCGTGCAGCTCTCGGATACCCACTGGGGCTTCACCGGCGACAAGGTCAATCCGGACCCGAAGGGCACGCTCCCCAAGGCGATTGACGCAGTCAATGCGCTGCCGGAAAAGCCGGACTTCATCGTCTTCACGGGCGACATCACCCACACGACCGACGACGACAAGGAACGCGACCGCCGCATGGTCGAGGCCAAGGAGATCATCATCAAGGGTCTCAAGGGTCACCGGATCTACTTCCTCGCCGGCGAGCACGACGCCTCCCTCGACAATGGCGCGGCCTTCAAGAAGCACTTCCACAAGACCACTTACTATTCGTTCAACCACAAGGGCGTGCACTTCATCGCGATCGACAACGTCTCCGATCCGAAGGCGATGATCGGCGAAAAGCAGCTTGCCTGGCTCGCCGCCGATCTCAAGAAGGTCAAGAAGAACCAGCAAATCGTGGTCTTCACGCACCGCCCGCTCTTCGACCTAGCGGCCGATTGGGACTGGGCCACGCCGGACGGCCAGAAGGCGATCGATATGCTGATGCCATTCCCGCACGTGACGGTTTTCTATGGCCACATCCACCAGGAAAACCATTACATGACGGATCACATCGCCCATCACGCGGCAAAAGGCCTGATGTTCCCGCTGCCAGTCGCGCATTCCGTGCCGAAGAAGGCGCCAATTCCGTGGGATCCCGCGGCCCCCTATAAAGGCCTCGGCTTCCGCGGGGTCGAAGACCAGCTCAAGCAAGCGGAGATCGAGATCATCGAATTCCCCGTGGTGAAGGCCTAGGGGCCATGACGATCGGGGCACGACGAATTGCGGTCGGTCTCGCCAGCATCGTCACCTTCGCCGCCATCGCGGCGGCGACGGCGACGGTGGGGGCCGCACCCGAGCCGCAAGTCATCAAATTGTCGGTGAAGAAGTTCGAATACAGCGTAAAGCAAATCACCGTCAAAAAGGGCACGCCCGTGGTGATCGAGATTACAAGTCAGGATCGGCAGCACGGCTTCAGCCTGCCGGACTTCAACGTGCGCGCCGACGTCAATCCGGGACAGGTGGCGCGCGTTACCTTCACGCCGGACAAGTCGGGCGAGTTCGATTATCTCTGCGACATCTTCTGCGGCGATGGGCATGAGGATGTGAACGGAAAGCTCGTCGTCGAGGAGTAACGGTTCCCCAGGGTCCGCTTCGGCGCTCGCTGTCTCGATTGCGAGCCGATTCCAGGTGTGCATATCCGCTCCCCCGCTATGCTTACGCGGATGTCGGGGTGGACCCAAAAAAGAAGCCCTCGCCTCCCCCGGGCGAGGGCTTCACTTTTTGCCGCCTGGGAATTTTTTGCCCCTTCCCGCGGTTCAATAGTCATTGGGCAGGCCGCGTCCCCGTGGGACCTTTGAATGGAGTAGCCGAGCATGATTCGACGCATTCCGACCGCGCTGACCGGTGCAGCAGCCTTTGTTGCGATTGCCGCCGCGGCGGCGACCGTGGGCGCCGCCCCTGCACCGCAAGTCGTCAAGATGACGGTGAAGAAGTTCGCGTACAGTGTGACGGAGATCCACGCCAAGAAGGGCGTGCCGCTCGTAATCGAGATCACGTCGCAGGACCGGCTCCACGGTTTCAGTATCCCGGATTTCGGCGTACGCGGCGACGTCAACAAGGGCAAGGTCACGAAAATCGCCTTCACGCCGGACAAGGCCGGCACCTTCGAATATCTTTGCGACATCTTCTGCGGCGATGGACACGGCGACGTGAACGGCAAGTTGATCGTCGAGGAATAGCACTTCGCGACATCCACGGCGCCGCGATGAGGTGCCGTAGTGGGGACCGTGCCCTCTCTTTTTCCGTCGGAAGCGGGGCCGGCCGGACCTCCGGACCGAAATCCAGGGGCGAGGTCTAGTCATGCGCGTCTCGGCAATCGCATACGCCGACGCGGATCGTCGCGACAAGTGTGGCAATGCGCCTTCAAGGGACAGGAGGAGGCGAGGGCTCGATCCTACCCG includes:
- a CDS encoding DUF1289 domain-containing protein produces the protein MTTDDASEDDSRAGAAGPVGDTLSPCIGVCRLDPATGRCLGCRRTIAEIAAWSGLSPRERAAIVARLRESAK
- a CDS encoding class I SAM-dependent methyltransferase → MAVKSGRNDKTTRAKVTRDPADWDRDYRAGRWTYLTEPREQARLAVAALYVHLFGPGAVLDIGCGAGQLFHLLDRTRVTSYMGVDFSAAAIEAARADPSVTTFVHASAETFTPPAGVLFNSILFNEVAYFIEDPLEELHRYATFLAPDGVLILSITRAVLEGGSRDDKMNALWTALDEGPWQSLDEVFVNHRASGNSWRLRALRPSIGSAPTSA
- a CDS encoding cysteine hydrolase family protein, whose protein sequence is MKSALVIIDLQQGSFTSATPKHDAVGLVRRLNGLASTVRSKNGAVVFVQHDGPRGDPHHPDEPGWRLLPDLDFRPGDTVIRKSSCDAFLNTSLEDFLRSKGIERLILAGCATDYCVDTTVRSALARSYPTIVPADGHTTSNRLHLTAEKIIEHHNAIWADFIAPAGPATVCPCAAVPLA
- a CDS encoding lipid-A-disaccharide synthase N-terminal domain-containing protein, translated to MLADKIWMAVGFVGQGMFFTRFVVQWIASERKRQSVIPMPFWYFSIAGAAVSLVYAIHIQSWPFTLGQACGFVVYFRNLYLINRGKREVAA
- a CDS encoding glycosyltransferase family 2 protein; translated protein: MSSADMRANAEPIKPKYSVAITVYNEEDNIDPVVAELYPVMERLGESFEVVYCDDASTDRTPERLRAAQARHDNLRVVRHRENRGKSVALWSAVDAAAGDWLVMFDGDGQNDPADIPRLIERMAAQSARPALRMVAGVRWRRRDTRLKRWSSIVANKIRSGVLSDRTPDTGCGLKLCRRDSFLRLPRFDHSHRFLPALIQRDGGEVDFIDVADRARLSGQSKYGLRNRLLTGIVDLLGVYWLMRRPATATIDCEE
- a CDS encoding EAL domain-containing protein, translated to MQDALRATGEEDGELIRLKAALAASGDILYTWDLATDRLTWIEGAAAALGIASLESAMSGEGFERRLNPEDIPARRMALANHMATRERYECEFRVRADDGEFHWVHDRGAADFDRNGVSLRMHGILRIVTARREAQARLERLASHDDLTGHYNRQRLREALNQALVYAARYDVSGAYFVIGIDRLALLNEVYDPATVNRVIVEVGNRLDSCLRASDAIGRTGDDSFGAVLPQCGEVEVPVAAEKILECVRAHPVETASGAIHVTVSLGCVTFPADARTVHDAIAKCELALHAAQQTGVDNFVCYRSTPAERDNHRRQLGILDEVQSALKAGRLVFAYQPIVTASTHAVAYYECLMRLERENGTLAPAADFIPVVERLGLIRSIDRRALELVIADLALHRHVSLAVNVSSITIFDRSWLRLLTSLVKGRPDIAERLLVEITETVAIPDIEEMARFVRALRDLGCKVALDDFGAGYTSFRHLKALTVDIVKIDGAFVRKLSENFDNQLFIRTLIGLAEGFGLGAVAECVETEADARLLEAEGVAYLQGWHFGKPIVDPDWRIQRSRVEIGHSESDYRRLQA
- the phaR gene encoding polyhydroxyalkanoate synthesis repressor PhaR — its product is MAGTDDGAQTPITIKKYANRRLYNTATSSYVTLDDLCLMVKQNKDFVVYDAKTGEDITRSVLTQIIVEEEAKGQALLPISFLRQLIGFYGDSLGGMLPRYLESSMKAFAQNQEKFRTYMKGAFDGFFPFGSLEELSRQNVSMMERAMKMFTPFSGEASDQAKTKEAEDGEATKLEELRGKIDALQRQLEELGKSGKG